In Tachypleus tridentatus isolate NWPU-2018 chromosome 7, ASM421037v1, whole genome shotgun sequence, a genomic segment contains:
- the LOC143256660 gene encoding dynein light chain Tctex-type protein 2B-like produces the protein MSKIEPNGDDSVSTYNIRPSLDQKFRSAPVKECIRLILMEELGDKSYRAEDVPVWTKELGFERYKMVVQVVIGEQRGEGVRIGSRCLWDSDTDNYASDIFMNDSLFCVATAFATYYY, from the exons ATGTCCAAAATCGAACCAAATGGTGATGATTCTGTCAGTACTTACAATATTCGACCATCTCTTGATCAAAA GTTTCGATCTGCcccagttaaagaatgtataaggTTAATTCTTATGGAAGAATTGGGAGATAAAAGTTATCGTGCTGAGGATGTTCCAGTCTGGACAAA AGAGCTAGGCTTTGAGCGGTACAAGATGGTTGTACAAGTTGTTATTGGTGAACAGAGAGGAGAAGGAGTTAG AATTGGAAGTAGATGTCTATGGGATTCTGACACAGACAACTATGCATCtgatatttttatgaat GATTCTCTGTTTTGTGTGGCCACAGCATTTGCTACATACTACTATTAA
- the LOC143256658 gene encoding eukaryotic translation initiation factor 4E type 2-like isoform X2 — protein MLKNEDSGEEDTVQLSTEMPDISQIKKDPPQQESGEHHLQFSYAFWYCRQPRLRSYDQNLKMIGTFNTVGKFWSFYSHLVRPSELTGQIDFHLFKEGIRPMWEDEANRNGGRWVLRLRKGLASRCWENLILAILGEQFMVGEEICGAMIAVRFQEDIISLWNKTGSDNATTIKIRDTLKRVLNLPPNTYMEYKMNCESLRWNL, from the exons gttAAAAAACGAAGACAGTGGTGAAGAAGATACTGTTCAACTTTCAACAGAAATGCCAGATATAAGTCAG ataaaaaaagaTCCACCACAACAAGAATCCGGTGAACACCATCTTCAGTTCAGCTATGCTTTTTGGTACTGTAGACAGCCTCGTTTACGAAGTTatgatcaaaacttgaaaatgATTGGTACTTTTAACACT GTTGGAAAGTTTTGGTCCTTTTACAGCCATCTTGTCAGACCTTCAGAGCTGACTGGACAGATTGATTTTCATCTCTTCAAGGAAGGAATCAGGCCTATGTGGGAG GATGAAGCAAACAGAAATGGGGGTCGGTGGGTCTTACGGTTAAGAAAAGGCTTAGCTTCACGTTGTTGGGAAAACCTTATTCTAGCAATCTTGGGTGAGCAGTTCATGGTGGGAGAAGAAATATGTGGAGCTATGATAGCAGTGCGTTTCCag GAGGATATCATATCATTATGGAACAAGACAGGCAGTGATAATGCCACCACCATCAAGATCCGAGATACTTTAAAGAGAGTGCTAAATTTGCCACCTAATACTTACATGGAATACAAGATGAACTGTGAGAGCCTTAGATGGAATTTGTGA
- the LOC143256658 gene encoding eukaryotic translation initiation factor 4E type 2-like isoform X3 has protein sequence MPDISQIKKDPPQQESGEHHLQFSYAFWYCRQPRLRSYDQNLKMIGTFNTVGKFWSFYSHLVRPSELTGQIDFHLFKEGIRPMWEDEANRNGGRWVLRLRKGLASRCWENLILAILGEQFMVGEEICGAMIAVRFQEDIISLWNKTGSDNATTIKIRDTLKRVLNLPPNTYMEYKMNCESLRWNL, from the exons ATGCCAGATATAAGTCAG ataaaaaaagaTCCACCACAACAAGAATCCGGTGAACACCATCTTCAGTTCAGCTATGCTTTTTGGTACTGTAGACAGCCTCGTTTACGAAGTTatgatcaaaacttgaaaatgATTGGTACTTTTAACACT GTTGGAAAGTTTTGGTCCTTTTACAGCCATCTTGTCAGACCTTCAGAGCTGACTGGACAGATTGATTTTCATCTCTTCAAGGAAGGAATCAGGCCTATGTGGGAG GATGAAGCAAACAGAAATGGGGGTCGGTGGGTCTTACGGTTAAGAAAAGGCTTAGCTTCACGTTGTTGGGAAAACCTTATTCTAGCAATCTTGGGTGAGCAGTTCATGGTGGGAGAAGAAATATGTGGAGCTATGATAGCAGTGCGTTTCCag GAGGATATCATATCATTATGGAACAAGACAGGCAGTGATAATGCCACCACCATCAAGATCCGAGATACTTTAAAGAGAGTGCTAAATTTGCCACCTAATACTTACATGGAATACAAGATGAACTGTGAGAGCCTTAGATGGAATTTGTGA
- the LOC143256658 gene encoding eukaryotic translation initiation factor 4E type 2-like isoform X1, with amino-acid sequence MNNKFDALKNEDSGEEDTVQLSTEMPDISQIKKDPPQQESGEHHLQFSYAFWYCRQPRLRSYDQNLKMIGTFNTVGKFWSFYSHLVRPSELTGQIDFHLFKEGIRPMWEDEANRNGGRWVLRLRKGLASRCWENLILAILGEQFMVGEEICGAMIAVRFQEDIISLWNKTGSDNATTIKIRDTLKRVLNLPPNTYMEYKMNCESLRWNL; translated from the exons atgaataataaGTTTGATGC gttAAAAAACGAAGACAGTGGTGAAGAAGATACTGTTCAACTTTCAACAGAAATGCCAGATATAAGTCAG ataaaaaaagaTCCACCACAACAAGAATCCGGTGAACACCATCTTCAGTTCAGCTATGCTTTTTGGTACTGTAGACAGCCTCGTTTACGAAGTTatgatcaaaacttgaaaatgATTGGTACTTTTAACACT GTTGGAAAGTTTTGGTCCTTTTACAGCCATCTTGTCAGACCTTCAGAGCTGACTGGACAGATTGATTTTCATCTCTTCAAGGAAGGAATCAGGCCTATGTGGGAG GATGAAGCAAACAGAAATGGGGGTCGGTGGGTCTTACGGTTAAGAAAAGGCTTAGCTTCACGTTGTTGGGAAAACCTTATTCTAGCAATCTTGGGTGAGCAGTTCATGGTGGGAGAAGAAATATGTGGAGCTATGATAGCAGTGCGTTTCCag GAGGATATCATATCATTATGGAACAAGACAGGCAGTGATAATGCCACCACCATCAAGATCCGAGATACTTTAAAGAGAGTGCTAAATTTGCCACCTAATACTTACATGGAATACAAGATGAACTGTGAGAGCCTTAGATGGAATTTGTGA